From Variimorphobacter saccharofermentans, one genomic window encodes:
- a CDS encoding nucleoside triphosphate pyrophosphohydrolase produces MKEGKLVRDKIPEIIIADGKKPITRILDNEEYLQELDKKLNEEIAEYQADKSIEEMADVLEVLFAICEARGHSVEELMKIRNGKRENRGGFEKKIFWSGNE; encoded by the coding sequence ATGAAAGAAGGAAAATTAGTACGAGATAAAATTCCGGAGATTATCATTGCAGATGGCAAGAAGCCTATTACAAGAATCTTGGATAACGAGGAGTATCTGCAAGAATTGGATAAGAAGTTGAATGAGGAAATAGCGGAGTACCAAGCAGATAAGTCCATTGAAGAAATGGCGGATGTGCTTGAGGTGTTGTTTGCTATTTGCGAGGCAAGAGGACATTCTGTTGAGGAATTGATGAAAATTCGTAATGGTAAGCGCGAGAATCGTGGTGGCTTTGAAAAGAAGATATTTTGGAGTGGTAATGAATAA
- a CDS encoding nucleotide pyrophosphohydrolase — MTQETINQVLKFRDDRNWKQFHNPKDLALSISLEAAELLEVFQWSGSDTVCESKRDKIREELADVLNYCILMADVCGLDMDEIVQEKIKRNNAKYPVEKAKDSAKKYDEL, encoded by the coding sequence ATGACACAAGAAACAATAAACCAGGTATTAAAATTCAGAGATGATAGAAATTGGAAGCAGTTCCATAATCCGAAGGATTTGGCATTGTCAATTAGCTTAGAAGCTGCTGAATTATTAGAAGTATTCCAATGGAGCGGTTCTGATACTGTGTGTGAGTCCAAGAGGGACAAAATCAGAGAAGAATTAGCGGATGTATTAAACTATTGTATTCTCATGGCGGATGTTTGTGGCTTAGATATGGATGAAATTGTGCAGGAGAAAATCAAGCGTAATAACGCAAAATATCCGGTAGAGAAAGCTAAGGATAGCGCAAAAAAGTATGATGAATTATAA
- a CDS encoding GIY-YIG nuclease family protein has translation MGTDIKPIVKKIDDNVQGLKSFHESLVQNASEKEQDILLQFPTVYIHNWKNTGDYEVYIGESNNIIQRTKQHYDAGIDESKWQHQLFLQDASLYIIGHEHFNKSMTLDIENRLMLYMMSVERVRKIHNLRGNPQSRYYPDSEMDDIFQMIWKKLRKDNKELFPSESAIKDSAVFKASPLHKLTEEQEAVKLKIIQRVFEALQTGKRGQLIFIEGEAGTGKTV, from the coding sequence ATGGGAACCGATATTAAGCCAATAGTAAAAAAGATAGATGATAATGTGCAGGGATTGAAAAGCTTTCATGAGTCATTAGTACAAAATGCATCTGAAAAGGAGCAGGATATATTATTACAATTCCCTACAGTGTACATTCATAATTGGAAGAACACAGGTGATTATGAAGTGTATATCGGAGAGTCTAACAACATTATTCAGAGAACAAAACAGCATTATGATGCCGGTATAGATGAAAGTAAATGGCAGCATCAGCTGTTTCTTCAGGATGCCAGTTTATACATTATTGGGCATGAACACTTTAATAAGTCAATGACGTTAGATATTGAAAACCGACTGATGCTATATATGATGAGCGTAGAGCGTGTGCGCAAGATACATAATCTGCGGGGGAATCCACAGAGTAGATATTATCCTGACAGTGAGATGGATGATATTTTCCAAATGATTTGGAAGAAGCTGCGTAAGGATAATAAAGAATTGTTTCCAAGTGAAAGTGCCATAAAGGATTCAGCGGTTTTTAAGGCTTCACCATTGCATAAATTGACAGAAGAGCAAGAAGCAGTAAAGCTAAAAATAATACAAAGAGTTTTTGAGGCATTACAGACAGGAAAACGTGGACAATTAATCTTTATTGAAGGAGAAGCAGGAACAGGAAAAACGGTTTAA
- a CDS encoding ATP-binding protein: protein MKKLTRVKLINWHRFINDTIEFENSTLISGENGAGKSTLLDAIQFVVTCTTNYFNKAAHENGKRKLTGYIRCKTGRENKPYERTGEISAHVALEFYEEKKDRYFIVGAVVDSASEGQEKTVRYLMDNMRLDDTLFFQGKTPKSINQFRTTNTKVIRQWCTTEKEAKSMMKNRFGRIEDKFFRLIPKALAFRPIDDIKDFVYSYVLDEKEVNIDVLRENVRSYQDLQRTLENVKLRIEKLEQIVSAHTQIVDGQKKDKMYDFFLERVEADLIAEEIAALQREVSSEEYRLKEQNGQIITTKKEQEEKQRIRDDLRTELASDKDFIAKDEQEKRLKELEERQAERLEEKQNLLDSIEKAKRQLKKLLEVKDVADCVKKYSEDLSGIEKKTNLADVRSNLEQVISYKNEMRDKVFKKQADLSIQKEHISQEKQELEQKIERLMKKKLSYADEVSCVIESIREEFVRIGRLPAPRILCEMLEITDETWRNAVEGYLNTQRFYILVEPENFDIALGTYDRLRKEKRAYGVGLINTQKLDEYDVAPEGSLATVVTSKNKYAKRYINMILGKVVMCDNYQDLKKHRTSITRECMKYQNHVASAIKPSIFETPYIGQAAVKVQLDQARQKSLKLKAQLKELDDRIEMLQSVLEPLSTEHDMDIKYRIPVLSDLQWLRMEIHKCKENIATLEKNSGMIMKQVQLSALESLLQELASELDQLNRRAGNTEEHIKNLTQQIAERQVDFSVQKGLYTESGLQAGDYLPSWNQEYEKQTGDKSFLQFKENYGRRKKANLTTVDKLIDNMKDTMVKYKTAHDFGAAAAMEGYSDFEAEYVKLKNSELLQYEEKVESARQSAEEEFREQFLSKLQENMKTAQGEFKELNRELQNIVFSNEKYEFLFMPSKRYRQYYEMIMDDFNAMQGESIFSGIFHETHKAVIDELFERLALDNENSSKALDEFTDYRTYMDYDIRIIHSDGTYSLYSKVCEEKSGGETQTPFYVTVAASFVQLYKNNIGGESIGLVLFDEAFNNMDDERIGGVLEFLRRLPLQILIASPPDKIQYISPFIEETLLVMTDEKTSFVERYVNGAV from the coding sequence ATGAAGAAACTGACGAGAGTGAAACTGATTAATTGGCATCGTTTCATTAATGATACTATTGAATTTGAGAATTCCACTTTGATTTCCGGTGAAAATGGTGCGGGAAAATCTACACTTCTGGACGCTATCCAATTTGTAGTGACTTGTACTACAAATTATTTTAATAAGGCGGCGCATGAAAACGGAAAACGTAAGCTGACAGGTTATATTCGATGTAAGACAGGACGAGAGAATAAGCCATATGAGCGTACCGGAGAGATTAGTGCACATGTTGCACTGGAGTTTTATGAGGAGAAAAAGGACCGATATTTTATCGTTGGTGCAGTGGTGGATTCGGCTTCAGAAGGGCAGGAAAAAACGGTAAGATATTTGATGGATAATATGCGTCTTGATGATACTTTGTTTTTTCAAGGTAAAACCCCAAAATCAATTAATCAGTTTCGAACTACAAATACGAAAGTGATTCGTCAGTGGTGTACCACAGAAAAAGAAGCAAAGTCTATGATGAAAAACCGTTTTGGACGTATTGAAGATAAATTTTTTCGTCTGATACCGAAAGCATTGGCTTTTCGTCCAATTGATGATATTAAGGATTTTGTATATTCATATGTGTTGGATGAAAAGGAAGTCAACATTGATGTCTTACGTGAAAATGTTCGCTCATATCAGGATTTGCAGAGAACGTTAGAGAATGTAAAACTACGTATTGAGAAATTGGAACAGATTGTTTCTGCTCATACCCAGATTGTAGATGGACAGAAAAAAGATAAAATGTATGATTTTTTTCTGGAGCGCGTGGAGGCAGATTTGATAGCAGAGGAAATCGCTGCCTTGCAGAGAGAAGTTTCTTCGGAAGAGTATCGTCTTAAGGAACAGAACGGACAGATTATAACAACGAAGAAAGAACAGGAGGAGAAACAGAGAATCCGGGATGACCTACGGACAGAACTTGCCAGTGATAAAGATTTTATTGCGAAGGATGAGCAGGAGAAAAGATTAAAGGAATTGGAAGAGAGGCAGGCGGAGCGTCTGGAGGAAAAGCAAAATCTGCTAGATAGCATTGAAAAAGCGAAACGACAGTTAAAGAAACTGCTAGAAGTAAAGGATGTAGCAGATTGCGTGAAGAAATATAGTGAAGATTTATCTGGGATTGAGAAAAAGACAAATCTTGCAGATGTGAGAAGTAATTTAGAACAGGTGATTTCCTACAAAAATGAGATGCGGGATAAGGTGTTTAAAAAGCAAGCAGATTTGTCTATTCAAAAAGAACATATTAGTCAGGAAAAACAGGAACTTGAACAGAAAATTGAGCGTCTTATGAAGAAGAAACTGTCTTATGCAGATGAGGTTTCTTGTGTTATAGAATCGATTAGGGAAGAATTCGTACGTATCGGCAGATTACCTGCACCAAGAATCTTGTGCGAAATGTTAGAAATTACAGACGAGACATGGAGAAATGCAGTGGAAGGATATTTGAATACACAGAGATTCTATATTCTTGTGGAACCTGAGAACTTCGATATTGCACTTGGAACTTATGATAGGCTTAGAAAAGAAAAGAGAGCATATGGTGTGGGCTTGATTAATACTCAAAAATTGGATGAATATGATGTGGCTCCTGAAGGCTCGCTGGCGACGGTGGTAACTTCAAAAAATAAATATGCTAAGCGTTATATTAACATGATTTTGGGAAAGGTAGTTATGTGTGATAACTATCAGGATTTGAAGAAGCATAGAACTTCGATTACCAGAGAATGTATGAAATACCAAAACCATGTGGCAAGTGCCATAAAACCGTCCATTTTTGAGACTCCTTATATTGGTCAAGCTGCAGTAAAAGTACAGTTAGATCAGGCACGACAGAAAAGCCTTAAACTGAAAGCGCAGTTGAAGGAGTTGGATGACAGAATAGAAATGCTGCAAAGTGTTTTAGAACCATTATCAACAGAGCATGATATGGATATTAAGTACAGAATTCCCGTGCTTTCAGATTTGCAGTGGTTACGCATGGAGATTCATAAATGTAAGGAAAATATAGCTACGTTGGAAAAGAATTCCGGTATGATTATGAAACAGGTACAGTTGTCAGCATTAGAAAGCTTATTACAGGAATTAGCAAGTGAGTTGGACCAGTTAAACCGAAGAGCGGGAAACACGGAAGAGCATATTAAAAATCTAACGCAGCAGATTGCAGAAAGACAGGTCGATTTTTCTGTGCAGAAAGGACTCTATACAGAATCAGGTCTGCAGGCAGGAGATTATCTACCGTCATGGAATCAAGAATATGAAAAACAGACTGGAGATAAGTCTTTTTTACAATTCAAAGAGAATTATGGTCGACGGAAAAAGGCGAATCTGACTACGGTAGATAAGCTGATAGACAATATGAAGGATACTATGGTGAAATATAAAACTGCCCATGATTTTGGTGCGGCAGCAGCCATGGAAGGGTATTCGGATTTTGAGGCAGAATATGTGAAACTGAAGAATTCAGAATTGCTTCAGTATGAGGAAAAGGTGGAGTCGGCCAGACAGTCTGCTGAGGAGGAGTTTAGAGAGCAATTTTTATCTAAACTGCAAGAGAACATGAAGACTGCTCAGGGAGAATTTAAAGAGCTGAATAGGGAGTTGCAAAATATAGTATTTAGTAATGAAAAATACGAATTCTTATTCATGCCGAGTAAACGATATCGTCAGTATTATGAGATGATTATGGACGATTTTAATGCTATGCAAGGCGAATCTATTTTTAGTGGTATATTTCATGAAACCCATAAGGCGGTAATTGATGAACTGTTTGAGCGACTTGCTTTGGATAATGAGAATAGTTCAAAAGCATTGGATGAGTTTACGGACTATCGAACTTATATGGATTATGACATTCGTATAATTCACAGCGATGGTACTTATTCGCTTTACTCTAAAGTTTGCGAGGAAAAGAGTGGCGGAGAGACACAAACTCCTTTCTACGTGACTGTAGCAGCATCTTTTGTGCAACTCTATAAAAATAATATTGGTGGCGAATCTATAGGGCTCGTTTTATTTGATGAAGCATTCAATAATATGGATGATGAGAGAATAGGAGGAGTATTGGAGTTTTTAAGACGTCTACCGCTACAGATTTTAATTGCTTCACCACCAGATAAAATACAGTATATCAGTCCATTTATTGAAGAAACTCTTCTTGTTATGACGGATGAAAAGACAAGTTTTGTAGAGAGGTACGTAAATGGTGCAGTATGA
- a CDS encoding HNH endonuclease domain-containing protein, giving the protein MQLTIDAHYYNKLDIEGFSRMMKDPSYCYKFYWLEAIVQLISGNKTEATYDEIIDEMISNAWYSVLEFHIHLSGIWGEGGIKDNLERAVVKLRELSGLEANASKVEIKNAIKQFNKQLHAEKQALTLNVPYKALSGFANKSGEKISLDSSAGRMIAYYNKLSASDILLPYTFGGENGLSRKLTFNDAWVQMIRDNTVAILGWIQCEKVKWLQNNNPEVPGLIYKLAPLDEKMRKLSHVRKLWDGILDLRSIVDVFTDEAIDEEKYDVDHFIPWSFVMNDELWNLMPMDSSLNSAKNNRLPDWNDFFIRFARNQYIMYEMIHEREGIRKLYEACYRDNLHSIWANQELYRKGNSDTEFYGILEKNMRPVYDSARRQGYDVWEKRLAV; this is encoded by the coding sequence ATGCAACTTACAATTGATGCACATTATTATAACAAACTAGATATTGAGGGCTTTTCTCGAATGATGAAAGATCCATCTTACTGCTACAAGTTTTATTGGTTGGAAGCAATTGTACAGCTTATATCGGGGAATAAGACGGAAGCTACGTATGATGAAATTATTGATGAGATGATTTCAAATGCGTGGTATTCGGTTCTTGAATTTCACATCCATTTGAGTGGTATTTGGGGTGAAGGTGGAATTAAGGATAATCTTGAAAGAGCTGTAGTGAAACTTAGGGAATTGAGCGGACTGGAAGCAAATGCATCAAAGGTTGAAATAAAGAACGCTATTAAGCAGTTTAATAAGCAGCTCCATGCAGAGAAACAAGCGTTGACTCTTAATGTGCCATATAAAGCATTATCAGGGTTTGCAAATAAGTCTGGTGAGAAGATTAGTCTTGATAGCAGTGCAGGACGAATGATTGCATATTATAATAAGCTGAGTGCAAGTGATATTTTGCTGCCTTATACATTTGGTGGTGAAAACGGCTTGAGCAGAAAACTTACATTTAACGATGCTTGGGTCCAGATGATTCGGGATAATACCGTGGCGATTTTAGGTTGGATTCAGTGTGAAAAGGTAAAGTGGCTGCAGAATAATAATCCGGAAGTACCGGGATTGATATATAAACTTGCACCATTAGATGAGAAGATGCGGAAACTGTCACATGTGCGGAAATTATGGGATGGCATATTGGATTTGCGTAGTATTGTAGATGTTTTTACAGATGAAGCAATTGATGAGGAAAAGTACGATGTAGACCATTTTATTCCTTGGTCATTTGTAATGAATGATGAACTTTGGAATTTGATGCCAATGGATTCCTCACTGAATTCAGCTAAGAATAATAGATTGCCGGACTGGAACGATTTCTTCATACGATTTGCGAGAAATCAGTACATAATGTATGAGATGATTCATGAGCGAGAAGGCATTAGAAAACTGTATGAGGCATGTTATAGGGATAATTTGCACTCTATATGGGCAAATCAGGAGCTGTATCGTAAGGGCAATTCTGATACGGAGTTTTATGGAATTTTAGAGAAGAACATGAGACCTGTATATGATTCGGCAAGAAGGCAAGGGTATGATGTTTGGGAAAAACGGCTTGCAGTGTAG
- a CDS encoding DUF2075 domain-containing protein has translation MMVNHDEQITVYEQIARKLGLVEHYGEVVYKPTSFINRHSVDEPIDVAFIDEAHLLLTQGKQSYQGENQLKDIIERARVTVVMFDENQILTTEQYWEAQILSQYRELAKRQNNYFELKNQLRIRSSEEIVAWIDDFTKKRKVSTVPQNSGGYEIRIFESPLELEHALKEKAEDENHKLSRLIATYDWEYNSKPPATARLLKYWEVMIGQWHKPWNRELDRELGKQEKRANRSLSWAEQPQTIDEIGSTFTIQGFDLNYAGVILGPSVKYRNGEVIFDPSASYNSKAVRNRTLSDGSKQKFGEELIQHEVRVLMTRGVEGLYIYACDDELREALLQAMK, from the coding sequence ATGATGGTCAATCACGATGAGCAGATTACGGTTTATGAACAGATTGCTCGAAAGTTGGGGTTGGTGGAGCACTATGGAGAGGTTGTGTATAAACCAACATCATTCATAAATCGTCATTCGGTAGATGAACCTATAGATGTTGCATTTATTGATGAAGCACATTTGCTGTTGACGCAAGGAAAACAGTCATATCAAGGTGAAAATCAGCTTAAAGATATTATTGAGCGTGCAAGGGTAACAGTGGTGATGTTTGATGAAAACCAAATACTTACTACAGAACAATATTGGGAGGCTCAAATATTAAGTCAATACAGAGAATTGGCTAAGCGTCAGAATAATTATTTTGAATTAAAGAATCAACTAAGAATAAGGTCATCAGAGGAAATTGTCGCATGGATTGATGATTTTACTAAGAAACGGAAGGTTTCGACTGTTCCTCAAAATAGTGGTGGTTATGAGATTAGAATATTTGAATCCCCATTAGAATTGGAGCATGCATTAAAGGAGAAGGCAGAGGATGAAAATCATAAGTTATCAAGGTTGATAGCTACATATGATTGGGAATATAATTCGAAACCACCTGCTACTGCGAGGCTGTTAAAATACTGGGAAGTAATGATTGGGCAATGGCATAAGCCATGGAATAGAGAATTGGATCGAGAATTAGGCAAGCAAGAAAAAAGAGCAAATAGGTCTCTGTCTTGGGCAGAACAGCCACAGACGATTGATGAAATTGGTTCTACTTTTACAATACAGGGGTTCGATTTAAATTATGCAGGTGTCATTCTTGGACCTTCTGTAAAATATCGTAATGGTGAAGTGATATTTGATCCGTCGGCAAGCTACAATTCTAAGGCGGTTCGAAATAGGACGCTATCAGATGGAAGTAAACAAAAATTTGGAGAAGAACTTATTCAGCATGAGGTGAGAGTTCTTATGACGCGTGGTGTAGAAGGATTGTATATATACGCATGTGATGATGAGTTGCGCGAAGCGCTCTTACAAGCAATGAAGTAG
- a CDS encoding Wadjet anti-phage system protein JetA family protein translates to MFHVIDERFFVPLGSPNKIVYWECICKLFSVLDHQLSFGVERDVLVEELQYYFEQAQAADFQEEEVEGKSSRDKANWMIRKLEYYGWIEIETDKSYVQRVSFKEYAVKIIRTLIDIAEGKQIEYQGYIYTIYSLVRSNTENPGIVLMSIVENTDMLITGLKNLNSSIKHYIDELTKYKTPAEIMDVLFNDYIENIVDKAYHRLLTSDNVSKFRPEIVERLESKSQSKSYIEKASADLASIREISRDEAEELVYQCIHQVVDAFRNMDEILSEINQKNTQYQRAAINRAKFYLIGGEDVRGQLKEILSGIGEKMNEESMDLGGIYRIDFMEELVRLYSAAVLDEKSLYTPIEGKKAFEPVAIGDSAPDLELRNEKLQRMMEKLAKVLNPEKINQYVSQNMQGKNIIYASELPLKNTDDFVKMIYVRLYGQRKNMKYKIVVKEEIQYNGYRFRDFEIQRKD, encoded by the coding sequence ATGTTTCATGTGATTGACGAACGGTTTTTTGTGCCGCTGGGATCACCGAATAAAATAGTATATTGGGAGTGTATCTGCAAGCTGTTCTCTGTATTGGATCATCAGCTTTCCTTTGGAGTAGAAAGGGATGTGCTTGTGGAGGAGCTGCAATATTATTTTGAACAGGCACAAGCAGCGGATTTTCAAGAAGAAGAGGTAGAGGGAAAATCCAGTAGGGATAAAGCCAACTGGATGATACGTAAGCTGGAATATTATGGTTGGATTGAAATAGAGACGGATAAAAGCTATGTACAGCGCGTAAGTTTTAAGGAATATGCTGTAAAGATTATCAGAACGCTTATTGATATTGCAGAGGGAAAGCAGATTGAGTATCAGGGATACATCTATACGATATACAGTCTGGTGCGTAGCAACACAGAAAATCCCGGTATTGTTCTGATGTCTATTGTGGAAAACACGGACATGCTGATTACCGGTCTGAAAAATTTAAATTCCAGTATCAAGCATTATATAGATGAATTGACAAAATACAAGACACCTGCTGAAATCATGGATGTTTTGTTTAATGATTATATCGAAAATATAGTGGACAAGGCATACCATCGACTCTTGACATCGGATAATGTATCAAAGTTTCGACCTGAAATCGTCGAGAGATTAGAAAGTAAAAGCCAGAGCAAAAGCTACATAGAGAAGGCAAGTGCAGATTTAGCGAGTATTAGGGAAATCAGTAGGGATGAAGCAGAGGAACTTGTTTATCAGTGCATTCATCAAGTCGTGGACGCTTTCCGGAATATGGATGAGATTTTATCTGAGATTAATCAGAAAAATACACAATATCAGCGTGCAGCAATCAACCGTGCCAAGTTTTATTTGATTGGTGGCGAGGATGTAAGAGGACAGTTAAAGGAAATACTTTCAGGAATCGGGGAAAAAATGAACGAGGAAAGTATGGATTTGGGTGGAATTTATCGAATTGATTTTATGGAGGAACTGGTTCGCCTATATAGTGCAGCAGTGTTGGATGAAAAGTCCTTATATACGCCAATAGAAGGGAAAAAGGCATTTGAACCAGTGGCAATTGGGGATTCGGCACCTGATTTGGAACTACGAAATGAAAAATTACAGCGCATGATGGAAAAACTCGCGAAAGTATTGAATCCGGAGAAAATAAATCAGTATGTAAGTCAGAATATGCAGGGTAAAAATATTATATATGCATCGGAATTACCACTAAAAAATACTGATGATTTTGTTAAAATGATTTATGTCAGACTTTATGGTCAACGAAAAAATATGAAGTACAAAATTGTCGTAAAAGAAGAAATACAGTATAACGGATATCGATTCCGGGATTTTGAGATTCAAAGAAAGGATTAG
- a CDS encoding DUF4194 domain-containing protein, with protein sequence MDMLEGMLQRDKDDFSRICNRLLSSCFLCKRNETNKADYYFVLKHRDKFSEYLALLGYRLEINEEYGVVQLTNPQNYNRYNLKLFESIILLIMRILYDEKKRELSISDEVIINVGDIHEKFMSLKIRDKMIDKTTLRNAISTFKRFQLIETLDSDLSSEDTRIIIFDSILMAVRVEEIKQAYEKLQNYKKGDKSNEETDESETD encoded by the coding sequence ATGGATATGTTAGAAGGAATGTTACAACGGGACAAAGATGACTTTTCGAGAATCTGTAATCGATTGTTAAGCAGTTGTTTTCTTTGCAAAAGAAATGAAACGAATAAAGCGGATTATTATTTTGTTTTGAAGCATCGTGATAAATTTTCAGAATACTTGGCTTTATTAGGATATCGTTTGGAAATCAATGAAGAATATGGAGTAGTGCAGCTTACTAATCCTCAAAATTATAACCGCTACAATTTAAAATTATTTGAATCTATAATTCTTCTTATTATGCGTATTTTGTATGATGAGAAAAAAAGAGAATTGTCCATATCTGATGAGGTGATTATTAATGTTGGAGATATTCACGAAAAATTTATGAGTCTTAAAATTAGAGATAAAATGATTGACAAAACGACTCTGCGGAATGCTATCAGTACGTTCAAGAGATTTCAGTTGATTGAAACGTTAGACAGTGATTTGTCTAGCGAGGATACACGCATTATTATCTTTGATTCCATACTAATGGCGGTTCGTGTGGAAGAAATTAAGCAGGCATATGAAAAACTGCAGAATTACAAAAAGGGAGATAAATCAAATGAAGAAACTGACGAGAGTGAAACTGATTAA
- a CDS encoding helix-turn-helix domain-containing protein, whose amino-acid sequence MEYYTTAELAEKWGITQRRVAIYCKEGRFEDAILKGRTWLIPGDVEKPKDPRRNKKNSEESK is encoded by the coding sequence ATGGAATATTACACAACCGCAGAATTGGCAGAAAAATGGGGAATTACACAGAGAAGAGTGGCCATTTATTGTAAAGAAGGACGCTTTGAAGACGCTATTTTGAAGGGAAGAACCTGGCTTATTCCGGGCGATGTTGAGAAACCAAAAGACCCAAGGCGTAACAAGAAAAATAGCGAGGAATCAAAATAA
- a CDS encoding Wadjet anti-phage system protein JetD domain-containing protein, which yields MVQYDKQVINKLLDTYENSLLSIGKNKRNVKIELRFTRTVLPEYFDESSFVYENIHIQMRNLEEEGLVRIVWKDQKVDYVIQKVQLNMERLTQAYAFVRRTPKCNLEEANQALLEEYCNGEKGEIPITREFARYLQERLNNHQPVKEYIELSNIKDTRRLFEALLSVEKNRKPCYIREFSIEHFQDSKYFERIKNQVAKIFRRFHSEYDSMDTTEILAEYGIYHTPNYVYLKGDVMVMIDGEPIKLRTLNQGLGISGEDLRKVTFSDLSRIKQVITIENLTTFFRWHEPDSLIIYLGGYHNGIRRTLLKKIYQELPRISYYHFGDIDAGGFSILKDLRNKTGIPFQMYHMDIETLKYYERYGKVLTESDRMRLKEMEKDEELQEVVSYMLLHNVKLEQECVGLERDFYSKIEPEN from the coding sequence ATGGTGCAGTATGATAAGCAAGTCATAAACAAATTACTGGATACCTATGAAAACAGTCTTCTTTCAATTGGTAAAAATAAAAGAAATGTGAAAATAGAACTTCGTTTTACCAGAACAGTATTACCGGAATATTTTGATGAGAGTTCTTTTGTATATGAAAATATACATATCCAAATGCGGAATCTTGAAGAGGAAGGACTTGTTAGAATTGTCTGGAAAGACCAGAAAGTTGATTATGTGATACAAAAGGTACAACTCAACATGGAAAGGTTGACGCAGGCATATGCTTTTGTTCGGCGAACTCCGAAATGCAATCTCGAAGAAGCAAATCAGGCGCTTTTGGAGGAGTATTGCAATGGTGAAAAAGGAGAGATTCCAATCACCAGAGAATTTGCTCGGTATCTGCAAGAACGGCTGAATAATCATCAGCCTGTAAAAGAGTATATTGAACTGTCGAATATAAAGGATACCAGGCGTCTGTTTGAGGCTTTATTAAGCGTTGAGAAAAATAGAAAGCCATGTTATATTAGAGAGTTTTCCATTGAGCATTTTCAAGATTCAAAATATTTTGAACGAATAAAAAATCAAGTGGCGAAAATATTTCGAAGATTTCATTCAGAGTATGATTCGATGGATACCACAGAGATTTTGGCAGAGTATGGAATTTATCACACACCAAACTATGTCTATCTCAAGGGAGATGTAATGGTTATGATAGATGGAGAACCTATAAAGCTTCGAACACTGAATCAAGGTTTGGGAATTTCGGGTGAAGATTTACGGAAGGTTACCTTTTCTGACTTGTCTCGGATTAAGCAGGTGATTACAATCGAAAATCTGACTACATTTTTTCGATGGCATGAGCCGGATAGTCTGATTATCTATTTGGGTGGTTATCATAATGGCATTCGACGAACACTGTTAAAAAAGATATATCAGGAACTTCCGAGAATCTCCTATTATCATTTTGGAGATATTGATGCAGGCGGTTTTTCAATATTAAAAGATTTGCGAAATAAAACGGGGATTCCCTTTCAGATGTACCATATGGATATTGAGACATTGAAGTACTATGAAAGATATGGGAAAGTATTAACGGAATCTGACAGAATGCGCTTGAAAGAAATGGAAAAGGATGAAGAATTACAGGAAGTGGTTTCGTATATGCTTTTACATAATGTAAAGCTTGAGCAGGAGTGTGTTGGGCTAGAAAGGGATTTTTATTCCAAAATTGAGCCAGAAAACTAA